The following proteins come from a genomic window of Achromobacter sp. AONIH1:
- a CDS encoding DUF1501 domain-containing protein produces the protein MHRRHLLQLMAAAPFALGAGRLYAAPAARDNRLLVVFMRGAYDAASLLVPAASDFYYESRPTIAIPRPGSGADAALPLADGWALHPALAASLMPFYQRRELAFLPFAGTEDTSRSHFETQNRIELGQGLDKGGAGYGSGFLNRLAGVLGDGRGQAAAFTEDVPQICRGAAHVPNVDLGGASRQSRLNDKDNQAIASMYRRTELNATVAEGQRIMSAARQEMDAEMQAANGNAVSADRLEQEARRIARFMRDQYNLGFVDVGGWDTHVGQGGASGALATRLGQLGRALAAYADAMGDAWKRTTVVVISEFGRTFRENGNKGTDHGHGTVYWVMGGAVRGGRIAGRQVEVRRDTLFQDRDYPVLNEYRAVFAGLFARLYGLDAARLAQVFPGVRPLDLKLV, from the coding sequence ATGCACCGTCGCCACCTGCTCCAACTCATGGCCGCCGCCCCCTTCGCGCTGGGCGCCGGCCGCCTCTACGCCGCGCCGGCCGCGCGGGACAACCGGCTGCTGGTCGTATTCATGCGCGGCGCCTACGACGCCGCCAGCCTGCTGGTGCCGGCCGCCAGCGACTTCTATTACGAGTCGCGGCCCACCATCGCCATCCCCCGCCCCGGCAGCGGCGCCGACGCCGCGCTGCCGCTGGCCGACGGCTGGGCGCTGCATCCCGCGCTGGCCGCCAGCCTGATGCCGTTCTACCAGCGCCGCGAGCTGGCCTTCCTGCCCTTCGCCGGCACCGAGGACACCAGCCGCAGCCATTTCGAGACGCAGAACCGCATCGAGCTGGGCCAGGGGTTGGACAAGGGCGGCGCAGGCTACGGCTCGGGCTTTCTGAACCGGCTGGCGGGCGTGCTGGGCGATGGGCGCGGACAGGCCGCCGCCTTCACCGAGGACGTGCCGCAGATCTGCCGGGGCGCGGCCCACGTGCCCAACGTGGACCTGGGCGGCGCCAGCCGCCAGTCGCGGCTGAACGACAAGGACAACCAGGCCATCGCGTCCATGTACCGGCGCACCGAGCTGAACGCGACCGTGGCCGAGGGCCAGCGCATCATGAGCGCGGCGCGCCAGGAAATGGACGCGGAGATGCAGGCCGCCAACGGCAACGCCGTGTCGGCCGACCGGCTCGAACAGGAGGCGCGACGCATCGCCCGCTTCATGCGCGACCAATACAACCTGGGCTTCGTCGACGTGGGCGGCTGGGACACCCACGTGGGCCAGGGCGGCGCCAGCGGCGCGCTGGCCACGCGGCTGGGCCAGCTGGGACGCGCGCTGGCGGCCTACGCCGACGCCATGGGCGATGCCTGGAAGCGGACCACGGTGGTGGTCATCAGCGAATTCGGCCGCACCTTCCGCGAGAACGGCAACAAGGGCACCGACCATGGCCACGGCACCGTGTACTGGGTGATGGGCGGCGCGGTGCGCGGCGGGCGCATCGCCGGCCGCCAGGTCGAGGTGCGCCGCGACACGCTGTTCCAGGACCGCGACTACCCGGTGCTGAACGAGTACCGCGCCGTCTTCGCCGGCCTGTTCGCGCGCCTGTACGGACTGGACGCGGCGCGGCTGGCGCAGGTGTTTCCGGGCGTGCGGCCGCTGGACCTGAAACTGGTCTGA
- a CDS encoding DUF1800 domain-containing protein: MPILHRRILPCLAPLLLLPLAAAALAQPPAADPAREAALVNRITWGATPAELARIRELGPERYLQAQLHPAPGAALPPEVQRRIDALPISRQSDEDAQAEQRRLRQDAKDQTPDARVQAQRDARVIARDRADATADRAVWRALYSPNQLQEQMTWFWMNHFNVYAPKGDVGAFIGSYEDRAIRAHALGKFRDLLAATIRSPAMLLYLDNAQNAAGKINENYARELMELHTLGVKGGYTQADVQELARILTGLGIGRPDEPPKLRPELRAQVVQDGLFLFNPARHDYGDKQFLGHRIAGAGLAEVDQAVDLLARHPATAHFISAKLAAYFLGDAPPPALVDRMARTFLASDGDIAAVLQTLYASPEFARSLDAGVFKDPVHYVYSSLRLAYAGMPTIVNPRPALNLLRQLGQPLNQRLTPDGYPLAQSDWAGPGQMTARFETARAIAAAPPNFYRDPAENPQQQQQQQQQQQQQQQQQQQQTQQPPSPRLPDLLKAYAGTGLFDRLSPDTRQALAQAANPRDVNTYLLASPEFMRR; encoded by the coding sequence ATGCCCATCTTGCACCGCCGCATTCTGCCGTGTCTTGCCCCCCTCCTGCTGCTGCCGCTGGCGGCCGCCGCGCTGGCCCAGCCGCCGGCGGCGGACCCGGCGCGCGAGGCTGCGCTGGTCAACCGCATCACCTGGGGCGCCACGCCGGCCGAGCTGGCCCGCATCCGCGAACTGGGGCCGGAGCGCTATCTCCAGGCCCAACTGCACCCCGCCCCCGGCGCCGCCCTGCCGCCCGAGGTCCAGCGGCGCATCGACGCCCTGCCGATCTCGCGGCAGTCGGACGAGGATGCGCAGGCCGAACAGCGCCGGCTGCGCCAGGACGCCAAGGACCAGACGCCCGACGCCCGGGTCCAGGCGCAGCGGGACGCGCGCGTGATCGCCCGCGACCGCGCCGACGCCACGGCCGACCGCGCGGTCTGGCGCGCGTTGTACTCGCCCAACCAGCTGCAGGAGCAGATGACCTGGTTCTGGATGAACCACTTCAACGTCTACGCCCCCAAGGGCGACGTGGGCGCCTTCATCGGCAGCTATGAAGACCGCGCCATCCGGGCGCACGCGCTCGGTAAGTTCCGCGACCTGCTGGCCGCGACCATCCGCTCGCCGGCCATGCTGCTGTACCTGGACAATGCGCAGAACGCGGCCGGCAAGATCAACGAGAACTATGCGCGCGAGCTGATGGAGCTGCACACGCTGGGCGTGAAAGGCGGCTATACGCAGGCGGACGTGCAGGAGCTGGCGCGCATCCTCACCGGCCTGGGCATCGGCCGGCCCGACGAGCCGCCCAAGCTGCGGCCCGAGCTGCGCGCGCAGGTGGTGCAGGACGGGCTGTTCCTGTTCAATCCGGCGCGCCACGACTACGGCGACAAGCAGTTCCTGGGCCACCGCATCGCCGGCGCCGGCCTGGCAGAAGTCGACCAGGCCGTGGATCTGCTGGCGCGCCATCCGGCCACCGCCCATTTCATCAGCGCCAAGCTGGCGGCCTATTTCCTGGGCGACGCGCCGCCGCCCGCGCTGGTCGACAGGATGGCGCGCACCTTCCTGGCCAGCGACGGCGACATCGCCGCCGTGCTGCAGACGCTGTACGCCTCGCCCGAATTCGCGCGCTCGCTGGACGCCGGCGTGTTCAAGGACCCGGTGCACTATGTGTATTCGTCGCTGCGGCTGGCCTATGCCGGCATGCCGACCATCGTCAATCCCCGGCCCGCGCTGAACCTGCTGCGCCAGCTCGGCCAGCCGCTGAACCAGCGCCTCACGCCCGACGGCTACCCGCTGGCGCAATCGGACTGGGCCGGCCCCGGCCAGATGACGGCGCGCTTCGAGACGGCGCGCGCGATCGCCGCGGCGCCGCCGAACTTCTACCGCGATCCCGCCGAGAACCCGCAGCAGCAGCAGCAGCAGCAGCAGCAGCAGCAGCAGCAGCAGCAGCAGCAGCAGCAGCAGACGCAGCAGCCGCCCTCGCCGCGCCTGCCCGACCTGCTCAAGGCCTATGCCGGCACCGGGCTGTTCGACCGGCTGTCGCCCGACACGCGCCAGGCGCTGGCGCAGGCCGCCAATCCGCGCGACGTCAATACCTACCTGCTGGCCTCGCCGGAATTCATGCGGCGCTAG
- a CDS encoding type III secretion system chaperone encodes MQANAATELRDWIGQIESALGVIISATDEGAFSLYTRGDRAILIEPVRGQPALVLTGALSETDETMSANLFRALLAANVVPGMAYPSSIGLHPAEQTLILRLLWAPAQDDWRGEAFLELLAAFGMQVDALAGAIASRQIESLLAQAADLPEPALSDEVQQFI; translated from the coding sequence ATGCAAGCCAACGCCGCCACCGAGCTGAGGGACTGGATCGGGCAGATCGAATCCGCGCTGGGAGTCATCATCAGCGCCACCGACGAAGGGGCGTTCAGCCTGTATACGCGCGGCGACCGCGCCATCTTGATCGAGCCGGTGCGCGGGCAGCCGGCATTGGTGCTGACGGGCGCCTTGTCGGAAACCGACGAGACCATGTCCGCCAACCTGTTCCGGGCCTTGCTCGCGGCCAACGTAGTGCCCGGCATGGCCTATCCCAGCAGCATCGGGCTGCATCCTGCGGAACAGACCCTGATACTGCGCCTGCTGTGGGCGCCGGCGCAGGACGATTGGCGGGGCGAGGCCTTTCTTGAGCTGCTTGCGGCCTTTGGCATGCAGGTCGATGCGCTGGCCGGCGCCATCGCCAGCCGCCAGATCGAGAGCCTGCTCGCGCAGGCGGCAGATCTGCCTGAGCCGGCCTTGTCTGACGAAGTCCAGCAGTTCATTTGA
- a CDS encoding PAS domain-containing methyl-accepting chemotaxis protein, which produces MRNNQPVYDQEYTLHDEQYLISRTDARGRIIYANPAFVEVSGFSREELVGSAHNIVRHPDMPEEAFADLWRTIQRGDSWTGVVKNRRKDGGYYWVLANVTPIMERGETICYASVRVKPTREQVEAAEAVYARLRSGARGVRLSAGQPKPTGLRGLLARLMLWRLTGVRSRMLAWACLACALFLGASGVAIAALYDSMDTRELAAAGALLAAGVALIFASGWGFARSITGLLVTATDFTRQIAAGNLSTPLPPASLRDEIGALKFSLEVMRKSLVSITRDVHQGIESALHSAAEIADGNADLSAHTQRQAASLEEAAASMAQLASTVKQNASSAFEADQKAGQATDVARRGGEVVGDAVQAMQGIVQSTSRISEIVGIIDGIAFQTNILALNAAVEAARAGGAGKGFAVVAAEVRSLAQKSGTAAREIKELIETSNQRVAEGVRHVERAGDAMLDIETSVKQVTQIVNEIAAISSEQHTGIDNVSRTISETDTAAQRNAARVEQASLAVDNLRTRGAHLRHAIEVFRVAGAQGAMPRRPIAQAEPLPSPRRQIPLLERQLP; this is translated from the coding sequence ATGCGCAACAACCAGCCGGTGTACGACCAGGAATACACGCTGCACGATGAGCAGTATCTGATTTCCCGCACGGATGCGCGCGGCCGCATCATCTACGCCAACCCGGCGTTCGTTGAGGTCAGCGGTTTCTCGCGCGAAGAGCTGGTGGGCTCGGCCCACAACATCGTGCGCCATCCCGACATGCCGGAAGAGGCCTTCGCCGACCTCTGGCGCACCATCCAGCGCGGCGATTCGTGGACCGGCGTGGTCAAGAACCGGCGCAAGGACGGCGGCTATTACTGGGTGCTGGCCAACGTCACGCCCATCATGGAGCGCGGCGAGACCATCTGCTACGCCTCGGTGCGCGTCAAGCCCACGCGCGAGCAGGTCGAGGCCGCCGAGGCGGTCTATGCGCGGCTGCGCAGCGGCGCGCGCGGCGTTCGCCTGAGCGCGGGCCAGCCCAAGCCCACCGGGCTGCGCGGCCTGCTGGCGCGGCTGATGCTGTGGCGCCTGACGGGCGTGCGCTCGCGCATGCTGGCCTGGGCCTGCCTGGCCTGCGCGCTGTTCCTGGGCGCGTCCGGCGTGGCCATCGCCGCGCTGTATGACAGCATGGACACGCGCGAGCTGGCCGCCGCCGGCGCGCTGCTGGCCGCCGGCGTGGCGCTGATCTTCGCCTCGGGGTGGGGCTTCGCGCGCTCCATCACCGGCCTGCTGGTCACGGCCACCGATTTCACCCGGCAGATCGCGGCGGGCAATCTCAGCACGCCGCTGCCGCCGGCCAGCCTGCGCGACGAGATCGGCGCGCTGAAGTTCTCGCTGGAAGTGATGCGCAAGAGCCTGGTCAGCATCACCCGCGACGTGCACCAGGGCATCGAGAGCGCGCTGCATTCGGCCGCCGAGATCGCCGACGGCAACGCCGACCTGTCGGCGCACACGCAGCGCCAGGCGGCCTCGCTGGAAGAAGCCGCCGCCAGCATGGCGCAGCTGGCGTCCACCGTGAAGCAGAACGCGTCCAGCGCCTTCGAGGCCGACCAGAAGGCCGGCCAGGCCACCGACGTGGCGCGGCGCGGCGGCGAGGTGGTGGGCGACGCGGTCCAGGCCATGCAGGGCATCGTGCAGAGCACGTCAAGGATTTCGGAGATCGTCGGCATCATCGACGGCATCGCCTTCCAGACCAACATCCTGGCGCTCAATGCCGCCGTGGAGGCCGCCCGGGCCGGCGGCGCCGGCAAGGGTTTCGCGGTGGTGGCGGCCGAGGTGCGCAGCCTGGCGCAGAAAAGCGGCACGGCGGCGCGCGAGATCAAGGAACTGATCGAGACATCCAACCAGCGGGTGGCCGAAGGCGTGCGCCACGTGGAGCGCGCCGGCGACGCCATGCTGGACATCGAGACATCCGTGAAGCAGGTGACGCAGATCGTCAACGAGATCGCCGCCATCTCGTCCGAGCAGCACACCGGCATCGACAACGTCAGCCGCACCATTTCCGAGACCGACACCGCGGCGCAGCGCAACGCGGCGCGGGTGGAACAGGCCAGCCTGGCGGTGGACAATCTGCGCACGCGCGGCGCGCACTTGCGCCATGCCATCGAGGTGTTCAGGGTTGCCGGCGCCCAGGGCGCCATGCCCAGGCGTCCCATTGCGCAGGCCGAGCCCCTGCCCTCGCCGCGCAGGCAGATTCCGCTGCTGGAACGGCAGCTGCCCTGA
- the phrB gene encoding deoxyribodipyrimidine photo-lyase, whose amino-acid sequence MNPRPYALERPMHTLFWLRTDLRAHDNPALAAAARDGTVTALFLAAPGQWKLHGDAPAKVDFWLRNLHALSRDLQARGIPLKLLTVNDWREAPDAIARFCADHGIARVHANAEWGLNERRRDEAVAAALGEADVEWTLHQGGTLLPPGSVLTGKGECYRVYTPYARACREKLRSAPLAAVAAPRPQTPPAWSADALPNRFDGFDPPSDAVRALWPAGEDAAGERLAGFVDEAIESYQGDRDFPSRPGTSCLSPYLAAGVLSAGQALRAAQAANLGELDSGKAGIATWINELLWREFYQHLLAAYPELSMHRPMKPETAHVPWRDAPEDLLAWQEGRTGIPIVDAAMRQLLALGWMHNRLRMVTAMFLSKNLLIDWRLGEAWFMAHLVDGDLAANNGGWQWSASTGADAVPYFRVFNPLSQSRKFDPDGVFLREWLPELAHLPGDAIHDPSPMERAAAGYPAPIVDLAGSRLRALEAFGNLPRA is encoded by the coding sequence ATGAACCCACGCCCCTACGCCCTGGAACGTCCCATGCATACGCTGTTCTGGCTGCGCACCGATCTGCGCGCGCACGACAATCCCGCCCTGGCCGCCGCCGCGCGTGACGGCACGGTCACAGCGCTGTTCCTCGCAGCGCCCGGACAATGGAAACTGCATGGCGACGCGCCGGCCAAGGTCGACTTCTGGCTGCGCAACCTGCATGCGCTGTCGCGCGACCTGCAGGCCCGGGGCATCCCCCTGAAGCTGTTGACGGTGAACGACTGGCGCGAGGCGCCGGATGCCATCGCGCGCTTCTGCGCGGACCACGGCATCGCGCGGGTCCACGCCAACGCGGAGTGGGGCCTGAACGAACGCCGCCGCGACGAGGCCGTGGCCGCCGCGCTGGGCGAAGCCGACGTGGAATGGACCCTGCACCAGGGCGGCACGCTGCTGCCGCCGGGCTCGGTGCTGACCGGCAAGGGCGAGTGCTACCGCGTCTACACGCCCTATGCGCGCGCCTGCCGCGAGAAGCTGCGCAGCGCGCCGCTGGCGGCAGTCGCCGCGCCCCGTCCGCAGACGCCGCCGGCCTGGAGCGCGGACGCGCTGCCGAACCGCTTCGACGGCTTCGACCCGCCTTCGGACGCGGTGCGCGCGCTCTGGCCCGCCGGCGAGGATGCCGCCGGCGAGCGGCTGGCCGGCTTTGTCGACGAGGCCATCGAGTCCTACCAGGGCGACCGCGACTTCCCGTCGCGACCCGGCACGAGTTGCCTGTCGCCCTATCTGGCCGCCGGCGTGCTGTCGGCCGGCCAGGCGCTGCGCGCGGCGCAGGCGGCGAACCTGGGCGAGCTGGACAGCGGCAAGGCCGGCATCGCCACCTGGATCAATGAACTGCTGTGGCGCGAGTTCTACCAGCACCTGCTGGCCGCCTATCCCGAGCTGTCGATGCACCGGCCCATGAAGCCGGAAACCGCCCACGTGCCGTGGCGCGACGCGCCCGAGGACCTGCTCGCCTGGCAGGAAGGCAGGACCGGCATCCCCATCGTCGACGCCGCCATGCGCCAGCTGCTGGCGCTGGGCTGGATGCACAACCGGCTGCGCATGGTGACGGCGATGTTCCTGTCCAAGAACCTGCTGATCGACTGGCGCCTGGGCGAAGCCTGGTTCATGGCGCATCTGGTGGACGGCGACCTGGCCGCCAACAACGGCGGCTGGCAATGGAGCGCGTCCACCGGCGCCGACGCGGTGCCCTACTTCCGCGTGTTCAATCCGCTGTCGCAATCGCGCAAGTTCGATCCGGACGGCGTGTTCCTGCGCGAATGGCTGCCCGAGCTGGCGCACCTGCCCGGCGACGCCATCCACGACCCCAGCCCGATGGAGCGCGCGGCCGCCGGCTACCCCGCGCCCATCGTGGACCTGGCCGGCAGCCGGCTGCGCGCGCTGGAAGCGTTCGGCAATCTGCCGCGCGCCTGA
- a CDS encoding CoA transferase, with amino-acid sequence MGNLMDLRPSFLKGRSSSGTTSRNVLQALWQAAGMPDEALAQVSLTGADPVLPSSFAVGQAAQTSMAAAALAAAEIWHLRGGARQQVSVDMLHAAQECRSYFRINGVTLDPFDPITGAYRCGDGGWVRIHANFPHHRDGALALLGCPPGEGTTRAAVERALARWTAVDFEQAAADAGMVVAAMRSFDEWDHHPQGQAVAAQPLFTLERIGEADPRPLPKYGQDPRPLTDIRVLDLTRIIAGPVCGRALAAYGADVMLVNSPNLPNIDNIIDTSRGKLSVFADLDTADGRIALGNLLRSAHVFVQGYRPGAMAAQGFGPQDAARIRPGIVYVSLSAYGEHGPWARRRGFDSLVQTASGFNHAEAQAAGQPTPKPLPMQILDHASGYLMAFAAQAALARQATEGGSWHVRVSLAQTAHWLRGLGRIEGGLATPMPAIDAYLQTEASGFGELVALRHAAQFSRTPARWTRPSCPPGTHPTVWPWA; translated from the coding sequence ATGGGAAATCTGATGGACCTCCGCCCGTCCTTCCTGAAGGGACGCTCCTCCTCCGGCACCACATCGCGCAATGTCCTGCAGGCGCTCTGGCAAGCGGCCGGCATGCCCGATGAAGCGCTGGCGCAGGTGTCGCTGACCGGCGCCGATCCCGTCCTGCCTTCGTCCTTCGCCGTCGGACAGGCGGCGCAAACCAGCATGGCTGCCGCCGCGCTGGCCGCCGCCGAGATCTGGCATCTGCGCGGCGGCGCGCGTCAGCAGGTCAGCGTCGACATGCTGCACGCGGCCCAGGAATGCCGCAGCTACTTTCGCATCAACGGCGTCACGCTCGATCCGTTCGATCCGATCACGGGCGCCTATCGCTGCGGCGACGGCGGCTGGGTCCGCATCCACGCCAACTTCCCCCACCACCGCGACGGCGCGCTTGCCCTGCTGGGCTGCCCGCCGGGCGAAGGCACGACCCGCGCGGCCGTCGAGCGGGCGCTGGCGCGCTGGACCGCCGTCGACTTCGAACAGGCCGCCGCCGACGCCGGCATGGTGGTCGCCGCCATGCGCAGCTTCGATGAATGGGATCATCATCCGCAAGGGCAGGCCGTTGCCGCGCAGCCGCTGTTCACGCTGGAACGCATCGGCGAGGCCGATCCGCGTCCCTTGCCCAAGTATGGTCAGGATCCGCGTCCGCTCACGGACATCCGCGTGCTCGACCTGACCCGCATCATCGCCGGCCCGGTCTGCGGCCGCGCGCTGGCCGCCTATGGCGCCGACGTGATGCTGGTGAATTCCCCGAATCTGCCGAACATCGACAACATCATCGACACCAGCCGGGGCAAGCTGTCCGTGTTCGCCGACCTGGACACGGCCGATGGCCGCATCGCGCTGGGCAACCTGCTGCGCAGCGCGCACGTGTTCGTGCAGGGCTACCGGCCCGGCGCCATGGCGGCGCAGGGCTTCGGCCCGCAGGACGCGGCGCGCATCCGGCCGGGCATCGTCTATGTGTCGCTGTCGGCCTACGGCGAGCATGGCCCCTGGGCCAGGCGCAGGGGCTTCGACTCATTGGTGCAGACCGCGTCCGGCTTCAATCATGCCGAAGCCCAGGCCGCCGGGCAGCCGACGCCCAAGCCGCTGCCCATGCAGATCCTGGACCACGCTTCCGGCTATCTGATGGCCTTCGCCGCGCAGGCCGCGCTGGCGCGTCAGGCCACCGAGGGCGGCAGCTGGCATGTGCGCGTGTCGCTGGCGCAGACCGCGCACTGGCTGCGCGGCCTGGGTCGCATCGAGGGCGGGCTGGCCACGCCCATGCCGGCCATCGATGCCTACCTGCAAACGGAAGCGTCGGGCTTCGGCGAACTGGTCGCCTTGCGCCACGCCGCGCAGTTCTCGCGGACGCCGGCGCGTTGGACCCGGCCGTCCTGTCCGCCGGGCACGCATCCCACGGTCTGGCCCTGGGCCTAG
- a CDS encoding peroxiredoxin produces MNRLVARLLLCGLLASPAVHAALPAGAPAPDFSTQASLGGQVYAFKLNEALKQGPVVLYFFPAAFTQGCTIEAHNFAEATDEYKALGATVIGVSTDNIDTLNKFSVSECRGKFAVAADGDGKIMKSYDAVHDRRPEMAQRVSYVISPAGKVLYSYTDMSPEHHVANTLRALREWKAGKL; encoded by the coding sequence ATGAATCGCCTCGTCGCCCGCCTGCTGCTTTGCGGCTTACTCGCCAGCCCCGCCGTCCACGCCGCGCTGCCCGCCGGCGCGCCCGCGCCGGACTTCAGCACGCAGGCCTCGCTGGGCGGACAGGTCTATGCCTTCAAGCTGAACGAAGCGCTCAAGCAGGGGCCGGTGGTGCTGTATTTCTTCCCCGCCGCTTTCACGCAGGGCTGCACGATCGAGGCGCACAACTTCGCCGAGGCGACCGATGAATACAAGGCGCTGGGCGCGACGGTGATCGGCGTGTCCACCGACAACATCGACACGCTGAACAAGTTCTCGGTCAGCGAATGCCGGGGCAAGTTCGCGGTGGCCGCCGATGGCGACGGCAAGATCATGAAATCCTACGACGCGGTGCACGACCGCCGGCCCGAGATGGCCCAGCGCGTGTCCTATGTGATTTCGCCGGCCGGCAAGGTGCTGTATTCGTACACCGACATGAGTCCCGAACACCATGTCGCCAACACGCTGCGCGCGTTGCGCGAGTGGAAGGCCGGCAAGCTCTGA
- a CDS encoding YXWGXW repeat-containing protein has product MTRPIGFSFLRPLAAAVLFATGAAQAQTYAPPPAPAYDASDPANANLAPVDRSPTPPPPLPVYTQPPPPADGYIWVPGYWSLNRNGYFWVPGAWVLAPYTGALWTPGYWGFVDGIYLWHAGYWGPHIGFYGGINYGFGYIGIGFVGGYWDHDRYFYNRAVTNVNVTHITNVYTHNVVVNNIDNRRISYNGGPNGIRRMADPREAAARNEAHIPPTAAQRSFARSAGADRGQFFQHNQGRPPQAFVDHGPAPGAGPRPGGAPNAGPGQRPMGGPNAGGPNAGGPNRGGPNPGAPQAGRPNPAGLNAAGFNQGPAAPAQHPGGNGQPGLHNNERPAQGPAASPNPRPQFQAPAAAPQAQGAPGASPRMQRPEHGPDNLAQPVRHDRPQPARVEAPRPPPARMEAPRPQPAASAPHPSRPPEQRHGEERGGGERRGRE; this is encoded by the coding sequence ATGACACGCCCTATCGGCTTTTCCTTCCTGCGGCCCCTGGCCGCGGCCGTCCTGTTCGCCACGGGCGCGGCCCAGGCGCAAACCTATGCGCCGCCGCCCGCCCCCGCCTATGACGCGTCGGACCCCGCCAACGCCAACCTGGCGCCGGTGGACCGCAGTCCCACCCCGCCGCCGCCCCTGCCCGTCTACACCCAGCCGCCGCCGCCCGCCGACGGCTATATCTGGGTGCCCGGCTACTGGAGCCTGAACCGCAACGGCTACTTCTGGGTGCCGGGCGCCTGGGTGCTGGCGCCGTACACCGGCGCGCTGTGGACGCCGGGCTACTGGGGTTTCGTCGACGGCATCTATCTGTGGCACGCCGGCTACTGGGGGCCGCACATCGGCTTCTACGGCGGCATCAACTACGGCTTCGGTTATATCGGCATCGGTTTCGTGGGCGGCTACTGGGATCACGACCGCTACTTCTACAACCGGGCCGTGACCAATGTGAACGTCACCCACATCACCAATGTGTATACGCACAATGTGGTGGTCAACAACATCGACAACCGCCGCATCAGCTACAACGGCGGTCCGAACGGCATCCGGCGCATGGCCGACCCGCGCGAGGCCGCCGCGCGCAACGAAGCCCACATTCCGCCCACCGCCGCGCAGCGCAGCTTCGCGCGCTCGGCGGGCGCCGACCGAGGGCAGTTCTTCCAGCACAACCAGGGCCGCCCGCCGCAGGCCTTCGTGGACCATGGCCCGGCGCCGGGCGCGGGACCGCGTCCCGGCGGCGCGCCGAATGCCGGCCCGGGACAGCGCCCCATGGGCGGGCCGAATGCTGGAGGGCCGAATGCGGGCGGGCCGAATCGAGGCGGACCGAACCCCGGCGCGCCGCAAGCCGGCCGGCCCAATCCGGCCGGCCTGAACGCCGCCGGCTTCAACCAGGGGCCCGCCGCCCCTGCGCAGCACCCAGGCGGCAACGGCCAACCAGGCTTGCACAACAACGAGCGCCCCGCGCAGGGACCGGCGGCCTCGCCCAATCCCCGGCCGCAGTTCCAGGCGCCGGCGGCCGCCCCGCAAGCCCAGGGCGCGCCCGGGGCATCGCCGCGCATGCAGCGGCCCGAGCACGGCCCCGACAATCTGGCGCAACCCGTGCGCCACGATCGCCCGCAGCCGGCGCGCGTCGAAGCCCCCCGTCCGCCGCCCGCGCGCATGGAAGCGCCCCGTCCGCAGCCGGCGGCCAGCGCGCCGCATCCATCCAGGCCGCCGGAACAACGGCACGGCGAGGAACGCGGCGGCGGCGAACGGCGCGGCAGGGAGTAA
- a CDS encoding dihydrofolate reductase family protein, translating into MRKLVVSTFISLDGVVQAPGGSQEDTSGGFPYGGWMVPYADETIGSHVRNLMAAPFELLLGRRTYDIFAGHWPHIPADSPTRHLADRLNGATKRVATHRPDSLAWRNSQALPGDLVDAVRALQRQDGPDLLTFGSGDMVRQLLAAGLVDDLWLLVYPVMFGRGRRMFGDDAQPSAFRLAHAASTPGGVVLTRYLREGQPPRTGSFNAAA; encoded by the coding sequence ATGCGCAAGCTCGTCGTTTCGACTTTCATCAGCCTGGACGGCGTGGTCCAGGCTCCCGGCGGATCGCAGGAAGACACCAGCGGCGGCTTCCCCTATGGCGGCTGGATGGTGCCCTACGCCGACGAGACCATCGGCAGCCATGTGCGGAACCTGATGGCGGCTCCGTTCGAGCTGCTGCTGGGCCGTCGGACCTACGACATCTTCGCGGGCCACTGGCCGCACATCCCGGCCGATTCCCCCACCCGCCATCTGGCCGACCGCTTGAACGGCGCGACCAAGCGCGTGGCCACGCACCGCCCCGACTCGCTGGCCTGGCGCAACAGCCAGGCGCTGCCAGGCGATCTGGTCGACGCGGTGCGCGCGCTGCAGCGCCAGGACGGCCCCGACCTGCTGACCTTCGGCAGCGGCGACATGGTGCGCCAGCTGCTGGCGGCAGGCCTGGTGGACGATCTGTGGCTGCTGGTCTATCCGGTCATGTTCGGACGCGGACGGCGCATGTTCGGCGACGATGCGCAGCCATCGGCGTTCAGGCTGGCGCACGCGGCCAGCACGCCGGGCGGCGTGGTGTTGACGCGCTATCTGCGCGAGGGCCAGCCGCCGCGCACGGGGTCGTTCAACGCAGCAGCCTGA